One stretch of Variovorax sp. 54 DNA includes these proteins:
- a CDS encoding PDDEXK nuclease domain-containing protein has translation MPTSKKSPVRSTTPARTKAAPSVRPLFGRVREILEAARAGVARTVNTTQVAANWLIGREIVEEEQRGQRRAGYGAKLLAELSERLNTEFGRGYSVDNLEAFRQFYLDYPQLISETAPRKLPMQPISATPSRKSTPEPDWLPGVLHPSLSWSHYRQLLRVTRTEARAFYEIEAIRNAWSVRELQRQTASLLYDRLAKSKDKKGLMRLATHGQEVAQPLDALKDPMVIEFLGLPESPRLVESTLEQALIDNLQTFLLELGKGFAFVSRQERITIDGDHFYIDLVFYHAVLKCYVLIDLKVGKLTHADLGQIQFYVNYFDRERCTEGDNPTLGVILCPDKNDAVVKYTLGEQQERNIFASRYQLHLPTEQELEREIRREIRQLSTTLPARAPAKKSAKRKA, from the coding sequence TTGCCTACTTCCAAAAAATCCCCCGTCCGCTCGACGACACCAGCGCGCACCAAGGCCGCACCTTCCGTGCGTCCTCTTTTCGGTCGGGTGCGCGAGATTCTGGAGGCCGCGCGGGCTGGTGTGGCGCGGACGGTCAACACGACACAGGTGGCCGCCAATTGGTTGATTGGGCGCGAGATCGTCGAGGAAGAGCAGCGCGGGCAGCGCCGTGCCGGCTATGGTGCAAAGCTGCTGGCCGAGTTGTCGGAGCGCCTGAACACGGAATTTGGTCGCGGCTACTCGGTGGACAACCTCGAGGCGTTCCGGCAGTTTTATCTCGACTACCCGCAGCTGATTTCCGAGACGGCGCCTCGGAAATTGCCGATGCAGCCGATTTCCGCGACACCGTCTCGGAAATCGACCCCCGAACCGGACTGGCTTCCCGGCGTGCTGCATCCCTCGCTGTCCTGGAGCCACTACCGGCAGCTGTTGCGTGTGACGCGGACAGAGGCTCGCGCCTTCTATGAGATCGAGGCCATCCGCAATGCATGGTCGGTGCGTGAGTTGCAGCGCCAGACCGCGAGCCTGCTGTACGACCGCCTGGCCAAGAGCAAGGACAAGAAAGGCTTGATGCGATTGGCAACGCACGGGCAGGAGGTGGCGCAGCCGCTCGATGCATTGAAAGACCCGATGGTGATCGAGTTCCTCGGGCTGCCGGAGTCCCCCAGGCTCGTCGAGTCGACGCTGGAGCAGGCGCTGATCGACAACCTGCAGACCTTTCTGCTCGAGCTCGGCAAGGGCTTCGCGTTCGTGTCGCGCCAGGAGCGCATCACGATCGATGGCGATCACTTCTACATCGACCTGGTCTTCTATCACGCAGTGCTGAAATGCTATGTACTGATCGACCTCAAGGTGGGCAAGTTGACCCACGCCGACCTCGGCCAGATTCAGTTCTACGTGAACTACTTCGATCGCGAGCGCTGCACCGAAGGCGACAACCCGACGCTGGGCGTCATCCTCTGTCCCGACAAGAACGACGCGGTGGTGAAGTACACCCTGGGCGAACAACAGGAGCGCAACATCTTTGCGAGCCGCTACCAGTTGCATCTGCCGACCGAGCAGGAACTTGAGCGGGAGATTCGTCGCGAGATCCGTCAGTTATCGACGACTTTGCCCGCTCGCGCACCGGCAAAGAAAAGCGCGAAACGAAAGGCGTGA